The following proteins are co-located in the Equus quagga isolate Etosha38 chromosome 22, UCLA_HA_Equagga_1.0, whole genome shotgun sequence genome:
- the SMIM19 gene encoding small integral membrane protein 19 gives MPGGYGVMGDDGSIDYSVHEAWNEATNVYLVVILVSFGLFMYAKRNKRKIMRIFSVPPTTETLSEPNFYDTMSKIRLRQQLEMYSISRKYDYQQPQNQADSVQLSVE, from the exons ATGCCTGGAGGTTACGGAGTGATGGGTGACGATGGCTCAATTGATTACAGCGTTCACGAGGCCTGGAACGAAGCCACCAACGTTTACTTGGTAGTGATCCTTGTTAGCTTTGGTCTCTTCATGTATGCCAAGAG gaataaaaggaaaattatgagGATATTCAGTGTGCCACCTACAACAGAAACTTTGTCAGAGCCCAACTTTTATGACACAATGAGCAAAATTCGTTTAAGACAGCAACTGGAAATGTATTCCATTT caagGAAATATGACTATCAGCAGCCACAAAACCAAGCTGACAGTGTGCAGCTCTCGGTGGAATGA